A section of the Rhodobacteraceae bacterium M382 genome encodes:
- a CDS encoding TetR/AcrR family transcriptional regulator, with translation MTVSSATPRTPDPKPKAAAARDQILTHAARMMRARGYADMSLRELAAEVGMKAGSLYYHFPSKEALATDVMRLGVEIVSDAVQAGLEDAPDLPPRARMTRAMQIHLETLLSASDFSSAHIRCYPFVPVTVQSELKSVRKKYDKIWSALIEQHLGPKATPTDIRYLRYAIIGALNWSLEWFDPAHDDAALYVTSVADRLLRETP, from the coding sequence ATGACCGTTTCCTCTGCCACCCCCCGCACTCCCGATCCAAAACCCAAAGCCGCCGCTGCCCGCGATCAGATATTGACCCATGCAGCGCGAATGATGCGCGCCCGGGGCTATGCTGATATGTCGCTGCGTGAGTTGGCAGCCGAGGTGGGGATGAAGGCCGGCAGCCTGTATTACCATTTCCCCTCCAAAGAGGCGTTGGCGACCGACGTCATGCGGCTGGGGGTTGAAATCGTGTCCGACGCGGTTCAAGCAGGGCTGGAAGACGCCCCCGATTTGCCCCCGCGCGCCCGGATGACCCGGGCCATGCAGATCCATCTGGAGACGTTGTTGTCCGCCAGCGATTTTTCCTCGGCGCATATTCGATGCTACCCCTTTGTCCCGGTGACTGTGCAGAGCGAGCTCAAGTCCGTGCGCAAGAAGTATGACAAGATCTGGTCCGCCTTGATCGAACAGCACCTGGGACCCAAGGCGACGCCAACAGACATACGCTACCTGCGGTACGCCATCATTGGGGCGTTGAACTGGTCATTGGAATGGTTCGACCCCGCCCATGACGATGCCGCACTTTATGTAACATCGGTGGCGGACCGATTGCTGAGGGAGACGCCATGA
- a CDS encoding CoA ester lyase — MIPAAAATRSWLFVPGNDPRKMAKALTCDADVVIFDLEDAVAPQDKPTARALVAEALTHPARPLRFVRVNGLGTGLAAADVAATLPHAPDGYVLPKCEGPDDIATLSEMTGGRIGILAIATETVRAVRNLMRQDWAHPALTGLTWGGEDLAADLGSLSNRATDGSYRSLFVQARDLTLLAARDAGVLAIDSVFVDFHDTAGLNAETRDGFTLGFDGKMAIHPAQIDTIHTAMTPAPADVEWARRVIAALETAQSGVAQLDGKMLDLPHLISAHRLLRLAGSGTA, encoded by the coding sequence ATGATACCCGCAGCAGCCGCCACGCGATCCTGGTTGTTCGTGCCCGGAAATGACCCACGCAAGATGGCAAAGGCGCTGACCTGTGACGCTGATGTGGTGATCTTCGATCTCGAAGACGCGGTTGCGCCACAAGACAAGCCAACAGCTCGGGCATTGGTGGCCGAGGCACTGACCCACCCCGCAAGACCCTTGCGCTTTGTCCGTGTCAATGGCCTGGGGACCGGGTTGGCGGCTGCGGATGTCGCAGCCACCCTGCCCCATGCGCCAGATGGCTACGTTCTGCCCAAATGCGAGGGACCCGATGATATTGCGACGCTGTCAGAGATGACGGGCGGGCGGATCGGCATTCTGGCGATTGCGACAGAAACCGTGCGGGCCGTGCGCAATCTGATGCGGCAGGATTGGGCACATCCGGCGCTGACCGGCCTGACCTGGGGCGGCGAGGATCTGGCCGCCGATCTGGGATCGCTGAGCAACCGCGCCACCGATGGCAGCTATCGCAGCCTGTTTGTGCAGGCCCGTGATCTGACGCTGCTGGCCGCGCGGGACGCCGGCGTTCTGGCGATCGATTCAGTGTTCGTCGATTTCCATGATACGGCGGGTCTGAATGCGGAGACCCGCGATGGATTCACCTTGGGGTTCGATGGCAAAATGGCCATTCATCCGGCCCAGATCGACACGATCCACACCGCCATGACCCCGGCCCCCGCGGATGTGGAATGGGCACGACGTGTGATCGCCGCGCTCGAGACCGCACAATCCGGGGTCGCACAGTTGGACGGCAAGATGCTGGATCTGCCACATTTGATATCGGCTCACAGACTCCTGCGGTTGGCAGGATCAGGCACAGCCTGA
- a CDS encoding ABC transporter ATP-binding protein gives MPGHIRTQPAFTAKGLTKTYGEGRSAVHALRGVDLEIPQGEIVVLLGPSGSGKSTLLNILGGLDRATSGTAHFRDQNLSAMTDRALTLYRRRHVGFVFQFYNLMPSLTALENVELVTEIADEPMPAEDALSLVGLSERMDHFPAQLSGGEQQRVAIARAVAKRPNVLFCDEPTGALDSTTGRSVLRVLRDVNQQLGSTILMVTHAAHTAQMADRVIHFADGAIREVVENTTKLSPDDIIW, from the coding sequence ATGCCCGGACACATCAGGACACAGCCCGCCTTTACCGCCAAGGGATTGACCAAGACCTATGGCGAAGGCCGTTCCGCTGTGCATGCGTTGCGCGGCGTCGATCTTGAAATTCCGCAGGGTGAAATCGTGGTGTTGCTGGGGCCGTCAGGATCCGGCAAATCGACATTGTTGAACATACTGGGCGGGCTGGATCGCGCCACATCGGGTACGGCGCATTTCCGTGACCAAAACCTCAGCGCCATGACAGACCGGGCGCTGACCCTGTATCGGCGTCGCCATGTCGGGTTCGTGTTTCAGTTCTACAATCTGATGCCCAGCCTGACGGCGCTGGAAAATGTCGAACTGGTTACGGAAATCGCCGATGAACCGATGCCCGCCGAAGACGCCTTGTCTCTGGTCGGGCTGAGCGAACGCATGGATCATTTTCCCGCGCAATTATCCGGTGGCGAACAACAGCGTGTCGCCATTGCCCGTGCCGTCGCCAAACGACCCAATGTGTTGTTCTGCGACGAACCGACCGGCGCATTGGATAGCACCACGGGACGGTCCGTGCTGCGGGTCTTGCGCGATGTGAACCAGCAACTGGGGTCGACCATCCTGATGGTGACCCACGCGGCCCATACCGCACAGATGGCCGATCGGGTGATCCATTTTGCTGACGGGGCCATCCGAGAAGTGGTGGAGAACACCACCAAGCTCAGCCCAGATGACATCATATGGTAA
- a CDS encoding ABC transporter permease, producing the protein MVSPLDKKLRRDLWRMKGQATAIGAVIAVGVLMLVMMTGLTASISQTRATYYDRYRLADIFATVARAPERVEARIAALPGVSSLQSRVSGQALIDIPNEDLPIQAQALSLPDQGRPVLNDVYLTSGRMPEAQQSDEILLLHSFATARGLNPGDRLRATMNGARRSFRIVGLAQSPEFLYVTAPGEFIPDDARFAVIWMGRASLAATYDMNGAFNSLLLGLSRGADENAVLDAVDQILAPFGGTGAYPRDQQMSDRFISEEISGLKAASKVVPPLFLAVAAFLLYIVINRMVQSEREEIGLLKAFGYTNIEVGAHYARLVLAIAFGGAIAGCMGGVVAGRAMVGVFVTYYKFPFLVFELEPASFVIGVTTSTLAAAAGGVLVLRHVFALTPATAMRPPAPPDYSRTGQIGHSVNRFLDQPSRMVLRRLTRQPGRIAGAVIGVACGMGLSAAMMTIYAGFDRTVDLTFGVIDRSDVTVTFTHAVSDKTLFELRRMPGVEQAEAVRHVPVVLSLGQRSHRGSLTGLPPSPELNRALNAQALPIDLPRQGIVLSTALADLLNAKPGDLIGVDVREGRQPLIRVPVAAIATALLGAPAYMDLEALNRMLREPRRISGAYLSIDQAHAKRIYADLRDMPTIAGISVKSQARVAFEVLMNTGAGAIRYVMGVIAFIITFGIIYNAARIAFAERARDLASLRVIGFSHGETAFILLAELGAVILLALPIGALLGYGLAFNIASGFSTELYQIPVLISPRSYGTAMLVVIGAALFSGWLVKRDLDRLDLISALKTRE; encoded by the coding sequence ATGGTAAGCCCGCTGGATAAGAAACTGCGCCGGGACCTGTGGAGGATGAAGGGACAGGCGACGGCAATTGGCGCTGTCATTGCCGTTGGCGTGCTGATGCTGGTGATGATGACCGGGCTGACCGCGTCGATATCGCAAACCCGCGCCACCTATTATGACCGCTATCGGCTGGCCGATATCTTTGCCACCGTAGCCCGCGCACCGGAACGGGTCGAAGCCCGGATCGCTGCATTGCCTGGTGTGTCCAGCCTGCAATCGCGGGTGTCGGGACAGGCGCTGATCGACATACCGAACGAAGATCTGCCGATTCAGGCGCAGGCCCTGTCCCTGCCCGACCAGGGCCGACCGGTCCTGAATGACGTGTATCTGACCAGCGGCCGCATGCCCGAGGCACAACAGTCGGATGAAATCCTGTTGTTGCACAGTTTTGCCACCGCACGTGGGCTGAACCCCGGTGATCGTCTGCGCGCAACCATGAATGGCGCACGGCGCAGTTTCCGCATTGTCGGCCTGGCCCAATCACCCGAATTTTTATATGTTACCGCACCCGGCGAATTCATCCCTGACGATGCACGGTTTGCTGTCATATGGATGGGGCGCGCCTCGCTCGCAGCAACCTATGACATGAACGGAGCCTTCAACAGCCTGCTTTTGGGCCTGTCGCGCGGTGCAGATGAAAACGCGGTGCTGGACGCAGTGGACCAGATCCTCGCTCCTTTTGGCGGCACCGGGGCCTATCCGCGGGATCAGCAAATGTCGGATCGATTTATTTCCGAAGAAATATCCGGGCTGAAAGCCGCCTCCAAGGTTGTTCCGCCGCTGTTTCTCGCCGTGGCCGCGTTCCTGCTCTATATCGTGATCAACCGCATGGTCCAATCCGAACGCGAGGAAATCGGCCTGCTCAAGGCGTTCGGCTATACCAACATCGAAGTCGGTGCGCATTACGCCAGGCTGGTGTTGGCGATTGCCTTTGGTGGGGCCATCGCGGGATGCATGGGCGGCGTCGTGGCCGGGCGGGCCATGGTCGGCGTCTTTGTGACGTATTACAAATTTCCATTCCTGGTTTTTGAGCTCGAACCGGCTTCGTTCGTGATTGGCGTGACCACCAGCACTTTGGCCGCAGCAGCGGGTGGGGTTCTGGTGCTGAGGCACGTCTTTGCGCTGACGCCCGCCACAGCCATGCGCCCCCCCGCCCCGCCTGATTACAGCCGCACCGGACAGATTGGCCACAGCGTAAACCGTTTTCTCGATCAACCCAGCCGCATGGTGCTGCGCCGACTGACCCGCCAACCGGGACGGATTGCGGGCGCTGTGATCGGGGTGGCCTGTGGTATGGGGCTTTCGGCGGCGATGATGACCATCTATGCCGGATTCGACCGGACCGTCGATCTGACCTTTGGGGTTATTGACCGGTCCGATGTGACCGTCACCTTTACCCATGCCGTCAGCGACAAGACCCTGTTTGAACTGCGCCGGATGCCCGGGGTCGAACAGGCCGAAGCCGTGCGGCATGTGCCGGTGGTTCTGTCGCTGGGCCAACGCAGCCACCGCGGGTCCCTGACCGGCCTGCCGCCTTCGCCCGAACTGAACCGCGCCCTGAATGCACAGGCACTGCCGATCGACCTGCCGCGACAGGGCATCGTTCTGTCTACGGCTTTGGCCGATCTTTTGAACGCCAAGCCGGGTGACCTGATCGGCGTTGACGTGCGCGAAGGCCGCCAGCCCCTGATCCGGGTCCCGGTGGCAGCCATCGCCACGGCACTGCTCGGAGCGCCCGCCTATATGGACCTGGAAGCGTTGAACCGCATGCTGCGCGAACCACGGCGCATTTCCGGGGCCTATCTCAGCATTGACCAGGCCCACGCCAAACGGATCTATGCCGATCTGCGTGACATGCCCACAATTGCCGGGATCAGCGTCAAATCACAGGCCCGTGTGGCCTTTGAAGTGCTGATGAACACAGGAGCCGGGGCCATTCGCTATGTGATGGGGGTGATTGCCTTTATCATCACCTTTGGCATCATCTACAATGCCGCGCGCATTGCCTTTGCCGAACGGGCCCGGGATTTGGCCAGCCTGCGCGTGATCGGCTTCAGCCATGGCGAAACCGCCTTTATCCTGCTGGCGGAACTGGGCGCGGTTATCCTCCTGGCCCTGCCGATCGGGGCCCTTCTGGGCTATGGGCTAGCCTTCAACATCGCCTCGGGGTTTTCAACCGAGCTGTACCAGATCCCGGTGCTGATTTCCCCACGCAGCTATGGCACAGCCATGTTGGTCGTGATCGGTGCGGCCCTGTTCTCAGGCTGGCTGGTGAAACGTGACCTGGATCGGCTCGACCTGATTTCGGCCCTGAAAACACGGGAATAA
- a CDS encoding HlyD family efflux transporter periplasmic adaptor subunit, giving the protein MTQTRKRSRMTLTFGAVVLIAGALAVAFWPQPALVDLGQVVRAPMQVTIDEEGRTRVSEPYVVSTPVAGRLQRVEVNPGDPVVRGETVVAHMLPTNPSALDVRTREQARAAVTAAEAALRVSRADLNAALAKRDLAWTELSRTQTLVDRRITSEVMLERAQQSARVAQAAVDTAEAAIAMREAELANARALLIGFEDSALAGAVGVTNGMDIPLHAPADGRILRVIQQSATTLPAGAPIMEIGNVDSELEVVVDLISSDAVQVSVGDPVALVDWGGPQTLEGEVERIDPFGVTKYSALGVEEQRVATVVRLTSPASERAALGHGFRVEARIVVWQDDQALTVPASALFRVGPDWAVFVLRDGTARQTPVQIGHSNGTMAQVLSGLDAGDTVILYPSAAITHGTKVAPRQVP; this is encoded by the coding sequence ATGACACAAACACGCAAACGCTCTCGTATGACCCTGACTTTTGGGGCGGTCGTGTTGATCGCCGGGGCACTGGCGGTCGCGTTCTGGCCGCAACCGGCATTGGTCGATCTGGGCCAGGTCGTCCGTGCGCCGATGCAGGTCACGATTGACGAAGAGGGGCGCACCCGGGTCAGCGAACCCTATGTGGTATCGACCCCGGTGGCCGGTCGCCTGCAGCGAGTCGAAGTCAACCCCGGTGATCCCGTCGTTCGGGGCGAAACCGTGGTGGCACATATGCTACCTACCAATCCTTCGGCCCTGGATGTGCGCACCCGCGAACAGGCCCGCGCCGCTGTCACTGCCGCCGAGGCCGCATTGCGGGTGTCGCGCGCGGATCTGAACGCGGCTCTGGCCAAACGCGACCTGGCCTGGACCGAACTGTCGCGTACCCAGACACTGGTGGATCGCCGCATCACATCCGAAGTCATGTTAGAGCGGGCCCAGCAATCTGCCCGCGTGGCACAGGCCGCCGTTGATACAGCCGAAGCCGCCATTGCTATGCGTGAGGCCGAACTGGCCAATGCCCGCGCTCTGTTGATCGGGTTCGAGGATTCAGCGCTCGCCGGGGCCGTCGGGGTTACCAATGGCATGGACATTCCGCTCCACGCACCGGCAGACGGGCGCATTTTGCGGGTCATCCAGCAAAGCGCGACCACCCTGCCCGCCGGCGCGCCAATCATGGAGATCGGCAATGTCGACAGCGAGCTGGAGGTTGTGGTCGACCTGATTTCGTCCGATGCGGTGCAGGTCAGCGTCGGGGATCCGGTCGCGTTGGTTGACTGGGGCGGCCCCCAGACCTTGGAGGGCGAAGTTGAACGCATCGACCCATTTGGCGTCACCAAATACTCGGCCTTGGGGGTCGAAGAACAGCGTGTCGCCACCGTCGTACGCCTGACCAGCCCGGCATCCGAGCGCGCCGCTTTGGGGCATGGTTTCCGGGTGGAAGCCCGCATTGTCGTTTGGCAGGACGATCAGGCGCTGACGGTCCCGGCCAGCGCCCTGTTCCGCGTAGGGCCGGATTGGGCGGTGTTTGTGCTGCGCGATGGCACAGCCCGGCAAACCCCGGTTCAGATTGGACACAGCAACGGGACAATGGCGCAGGTGCTGTCCGGCCTTGATGCGGGGGATACAGTGATCCTTTATCCTTCGGCTGCCATCACCCATGGCACCAAGGTTGCCCCCCGACAGGTCCCTTAG
- a CDS encoding DeoR/GlpR family DNA-binding transcription regulator, translated as MNTSRKTTNQREEEILRELQRVGGSGRVSYLAAQLGVSNETIRRNIRTLEDAQIVRKVHGGVHLVEEVNEAPFQSRMGTQAESKEHLAAAVAENIGDGDSVFLDIGSTTAYVAMALKKRSNLFVVTNSAFVANCLAARNGNRVFMAGGELRAHDGGAFGAEALDLVGRLNVQFAVFSVGAVNAEFGFMLHDLEEANIARVAAENAQVRIVVADSDKFGKRAPVALDQTAKIDIFYTDYQPPNSVVQMLERNDIDLVVLP; from the coding sequence ATGAACACATCACGCAAAACCACGAACCAACGCGAAGAAGAAATCCTGCGGGAATTGCAGCGCGTCGGTGGTTCGGGGCGGGTCAGTTATCTGGCGGCGCAGTTGGGGGTTTCGAATGAAACCATCCGCCGCAATATCCGCACGCTCGAGGATGCACAGATCGTGCGCAAGGTGCACGGCGGCGTGCATCTGGTCGAAGAGGTCAACGAGGCCCCATTTCAGAGCCGCATGGGCACCCAGGCCGAAAGCAAGGAACACCTGGCCGCGGCTGTCGCAGAGAACATAGGAGACGGAGATTCCGTGTTTCTGGATATCGGATCCACCACGGCCTATGTGGCCATGGCATTGAAAAAGCGCAGCAACCTGTTCGTGGTCACCAATTCAGCCTTTGTCGCCAATTGTCTGGCGGCGCGCAATGGCAACCGGGTGTTCATGGCCGGTGGTGAATTGCGCGCCCATGACGGCGGGGCCTTTGGGGCCGAAGCGCTGGATCTGGTGGGACGTTTGAATGTACAGTTTGCTGTGTTTTCGGTTGGGGCGGTGAACGCAGAGTTCGGGTTCATGCTGCACGACCTGGAAGAGGCGAATATCGCCCGGGTCGCTGCTGAAAATGCACAGGTGCGGATCGTGGTGGCCGACAGTGACAAATTCGGCAAGCGTGCTCCGGTGGCGTTGGATCAGACGGCCAAGATCGACATTTTCTATACGGACTATCAGCCCCCCAACTCTGTGGTGCAGATGCTGGAGCGCAATGACATCGACCTTGTCGTGTTGCCCTAA
- a CDS encoding ABC transporter substrate-binding protein: MTYKINTLGAVTLALATSVSAGWAAESSDPIKLTLHDWSGQLINTKIMGSILQEAGYNVEYVQADYIAQFAGLKTGDLHLAMEIWETTGREALDDATATGKVVNVGETGLMAIEEWWYPSYMKDRCPGLPNWEALKDCAEEFATAETDPNGRYVGGPVTWGGFDDERVEALEMDFEVVHAGTDAALFAELESAYQRQDPIVLWVYVPHWAPAKYDGEFVEFPPYSAECYSDPSVGVNPDMAYDCGKPRGPIWKAAWAGMQDKWPGAYDIVSAYTLSNEEMSAMVGKADLDGVDIDTVVSDWMTTNKDRWSGWVAK, from the coding sequence ATGACATATAAAATCAACACCTTGGGCGCGGTTACCTTGGCCTTGGCCACAAGCGTTTCCGCCGGATGGGCCGCAGAATCATCTGATCCCATCAAGCTGACACTGCATGATTGGTCTGGCCAATTGATCAACACCAAGATCATGGGCTCGATCCTGCAAGAGGCCGGGTACAACGTCGAATATGTGCAGGCCGACTACATCGCCCAGTTCGCAGGGCTCAAGACCGGCGATCTGCATCTGGCGATGGAAATCTGGGAAACCACTGGCCGCGAAGCGCTGGACGATGCCACCGCGACTGGCAAGGTGGTCAATGTCGGGGAAACCGGCCTGATGGCCATCGAGGAGTGGTGGTATCCCTCCTATATGAAGGACCGCTGCCCCGGTCTGCCCAACTGGGAGGCGCTGAAGGACTGCGCCGAAGAATTTGCCACCGCCGAAACCGACCCCAATGGCCGCTATGTGGGTGGCCCGGTCACCTGGGGCGGCTTTGACGACGAACGTGTCGAGGCGTTAGAGATGGATTTCGAAGTGGTCCACGCGGGCACCGATGCGGCGCTATTTGCCGAATTGGAATCCGCGTATCAACGTCAGGATCCAATTGTCTTGTGGGTCTATGTCCCGCATTGGGCCCCTGCCAAGTATGACGGAGAGTTTGTAGAATTCCCGCCCTATTCGGCCGAATGCTATTCAGATCCGTCGGTTGGTGTGAACCCAGACATGGCCTATGACTGTGGCAAACCCCGTGGTCCGATCTGGAAAGCGGCCTGGGCTGGGATGCAGGACAAATGGCCCGGGGCCTATGACATCGTCAGCGCCTATACGCTGAGCAACGAAGAGATGAGCGCCATGGTCGGCAAGGCCGATCTGGACGGCGTGGACATTGACACCGTGGTGTCGGATTGGATGACAACAAACAAGGACCGCTGGTCCGGTTGGGTCGCCAAGTAA
- a CDS encoding betaine/proline/choline family ABC transporter ATP-binding protein (Members of the family are the ATP-binding subunit of ABC transporters for substrates such as betaine, L-proline or other amino acids, choline, carnitine, etc. The substrate specificity is best determined from the substrate-binding subunit, rather than this subunit, as it interacts with the permease subunit and not with substrate directly.) has product MTAKTKLSCRNVWKLYGADADGFLHQNPAPSGDDIKRAGIIGAVRQASIDIAEGEIFIIMGLSGSGKSTLVRCLSRLIEPTGGEVLFDGVDLLRATEQELIEIRRHKMGMVFQHFALLPHLTVLQNVMFPLTIQDTPKAEANAKAREVVELVGLKGREDYYPRELSGGQQQRVGIARSLVTEPDLWFLDEPFSALDPLIRREMQDEFLRLQARLHKTIVFITHDFEEAVRLADRIAIMKDGEIIQVATPEELVMNPATDYVAEFTKHIPRSKVLTVAGLMTRGGTGEGEPIVHTTRVSEVAERVISADAPVPVCDENGLHVGSIDRKAIAHVLFGSGDPA; this is encoded by the coding sequence ATGACAGCCAAGACCAAACTCTCCTGCCGCAATGTCTGGAAGCTATACGGAGCCGACGCGGACGGGTTTTTGCACCAAAACCCCGCCCCCTCCGGCGATGACATCAAACGCGCCGGGATCATCGGGGCCGTGCGTCAGGCCAGCATCGACATTGCCGAGGGCGAAATCTTTATCATCATGGGGTTGTCGGGTTCGGGCAAATCAACGCTGGTCCGCTGCCTGTCCCGGCTGATCGAACCCACCGGGGGCGAGGTTCTGTTTGACGGCGTCGATCTGTTGCGTGCCACCGAACAGGAGCTGATCGAAATCCGCCGCCACAAGATGGGCATGGTGTTTCAGCATTTCGCCCTATTGCCGCATCTGACCGTGTTGCAGAACGTCATGTTTCCCCTGACCATTCAGGACACCCCAAAGGCCGAGGCCAACGCCAAGGCGCGCGAAGTCGTCGAACTGGTCGGGCTGAAGGGGCGTGAAGACTATTACCCCCGCGAGCTGTCCGGCGGTCAACAACAGCGCGTCGGTATTGCCCGCTCTCTGGTCACCGAACCCGATCTCTGGTTCCTGGATGAACCGTTTTCCGCGCTTGATCCGCTGATCCGTCGCGAAATGCAGGATGAATTCCTGCGTCTTCAGGCCCGCCTGCACAAAACCATCGTGTTCATCACGCATGATTTCGAAGAGGCCGTGCGTCTGGCTGATCGGATCGCCATCATGAAGGATGGCGAGATCATCCAGGTCGCCACGCCCGAAGAGCTGGTGATGAATCCAGCCACAGATTATGTGGCTGAATTCACCAAACATATCCCGCGCTCAAAGGTTCTGACCGTGGCCGGGTTGATGACAAGAGGCGGCACCGGTGAAGGTGAGCCCATTGTCCACACCACCCGCGTGTCCGAGGTCGCCGAACGGGTGATTTCTGCCGATGCCCCAGTGCCGGTCTGTGACGAAAACGGTCTGCATGTCGGGTCAATCGACCGCAAGGCCATCGCGCATGTGCTGTTCGGCTCGGGAGACCCGGCATGA
- a CDS encoding ABC transporter permease subunit — protein sequence MIRHLTPRALVTWGLVIVTIILGTFGRDISKALDARWLTKYPSKWKIPFKDSISDAMTWLVEEAAIGPVSFTDVTRALAWMIEQPYELILALLAHGFVLGQGNEAQVLLPAISWIVVTTAVIALGQYCRDWGLAALVGACFVYLAIFGQWNSAMVTLASVLIAVPIGAGGGLLVGIWAYRHPTGEKILSPILDLMQTIPIFAYLVPILFMFGFGPVSALVATIIYATPPMIRITTMALKAVDPEILDFGRMAGTTKRQLMWRVLVPSASQSIMVGVNQVIMLTLNMVIIASMIGAGGLGFDVLAALRRLDIGAGFEAGIAIVVLAIAVDRLSQAFAERMGQVTHAPAGSWAARHKRTVLVLILLVATWLLGQFSPLLLEYPEAQTITTGEFWDNAVRYLNVNYFDFFEAIKVFFLHWFLLPIKKTLLGIPWPWGLAMLTLLGWRAGGWKLALMCGTMAGLIVVTGLWAKAMVTVYLCGASVILATLIGVPLGVLAALNRRAGVAINLFIDTLQTLPSFVYLIPVVMLFRVGDFTAMIAIVLYALAPAVRYAAHGIRSVSHELIEAGQVSGCTRWQLLRHIRLPMALPEILLGINQTIMLALSMLVITALVGTRDLGQEVYIALTKADTGRGLVAGLAIAFIAIIADRLVNAGARNARIRFGLES from the coding sequence ATGATCCGGCATCTAACCCCACGCGCCCTGGTGACCTGGGGGCTGGTCATCGTGACCATCATTCTGGGCACCTTTGGTCGCGATATTTCCAAGGCGCTGGATGCCCGTTGGCTGACCAAATACCCGTCCAAATGGAAGATCCCTTTCAAGGACAGCATTTCCGACGCGATGACATGGCTGGTCGAAGAGGCCGCCATCGGCCCTGTCTCTTTCACGGACGTCACCCGGGCGCTGGCCTGGATGATCGAACAGCCCTATGAGCTGATCCTGGCGCTGTTGGCGCATGGGTTCGTGCTGGGTCAGGGGAACGAAGCTCAGGTATTGCTGCCCGCAATCAGCTGGATCGTGGTCACCACCGCAGTCATCGCCTTGGGACAGTATTGTCGCGACTGGGGACTGGCGGCGCTGGTTGGGGCCTGCTTTGTCTATCTGGCCATCTTTGGCCAATGGAACAGCGCCATGGTCACGTTGGCGTCTGTGCTGATTGCGGTGCCAATCGGCGCGGGTGGTGGGCTGTTGGTGGGGATCTGGGCCTATCGCCACCCCACCGGGGAAAAGATCCTCTCGCCCATTCTGGACCTGATGCAGACGATCCCGATCTTTGCCTATCTGGTGCCGATCCTGTTCATGTTCGGCTTTGGTCCGGTGTCAGCGCTGGTTGCCACCATCATCTATGCCACACCGCCGATGATTCGCATCACCACCATGGCGCTCAAGGCGGTCGACCCCGAAATCCTCGACTTTGGCCGCATGGCCGGCACCACGAAACGACAACTGATGTGGCGCGTGCTGGTGCCTTCGGCCAGCCAGAGCATCATGGTCGGCGTCAATCAGGTGATCATGCTGACCCTGAACATGGTGATCATCGCGTCCATGATCGGTGCCGGGGGATTGGGGTTCGACGTTCTGGCCGCATTGCGCCGACTGGATATCGGCGCGGGCTTTGAAGCCGGTATTGCAATCGTCGTGCTGGCCATCGCTGTCGACCGGCTGAGCCAGGCCTTTGCCGAACGTATGGGACAGGTGACACACGCCCCGGCCGGATCCTGGGCCGCGCGTCACAAACGCACGGTTCTGGTGCTGATCCTGCTGGTTGCCACATGGCTGCTGGGTCAGTTTTCCCCGCTGTTGCTGGAGTACCCCGAGGCCCAGACCATCACCACCGGCGAATTCTGGGACAATGCGGTCAGATACCTGAACGTGAACTATTTCGACTTTTTCGAAGCCATCAAGGTCTTCTTCCTGCATTGGTTCCTGCTGCCGATCAAAAAGACCCTTTTGGGCATTCCCTGGCCCTGGGGGCTGGCGATGCTGACCCTGTTGGGCTGGCGCGCGGGCGGTTGGAAGCTGGCGCTGATGTGTGGGACAATGGCGGGTTTGATCGTTGTGACCGGTCTGTGGGCCAAGGCGATGGTGACCGTGTATCTGTGCGGGGCTTCGGTGATCCTGGCAACGTTGATCGGGGTTCCGTTGGGGGTTCTGGCCGCGCTGAACCGACGCGCGGGCGTGGCCATCAACCTGTTCATTGACACGCTGCAAACGCTGCCCAGCTTTGTCTACTTGATCCCGGTCGTCATGTTGTTCCGGGTGGGAGATTTCACCGCCATGATCGCCATCGTGTTGTATGCACTGGCTCCGGCGGTGCGCTATGCCGCCCATGGCATCCGATCCGTCAGTCACGAACTGATCGAGGCCGGGCAGGTGTCGGGCTGCACCCGTTGGCAGCTGTTGCGCCATATCCGCCTGCCCATGGCGCTGCCTGAAATCCTGTTGGGTATCAATCAGACCATCATGCTGGCCCTGTCGATGCTGGTGATCACCGCGCTCGTCGGCACCCGCGATCTGGGACAAGAGGTCTATATCGCCCTGACCAAGGCCGACACCGGCCGTGGGTTGGTCGCAGGCCTTGCTATCGCTTTCATCGCCATCATCGCCGACCGGCTGGTCAACGCAGGGGCGCGCAATGCCCGTATCCGATTTGGACTGGAGAGCTGA